The sequence TCGTTTCTTTGTGGAAGGAAAAGTTCCTCAGTACTTAAAGTCAGTATCAGTGCCCGTTACACTTGAAGTATTAGAAGGGATTGCATTGGTTGTGATTTTAGATCCATCAGGTGATCCAGAACAGTTTGTAATCCATCGGATTGCCCGATTAAATCCTGATATCCCTTATACCGTAATCCCACTTACACAAAGTGCTGTGATTGAAGAATCCATTCAATCGGATGGTGTTTACACCGTTCATCACTATGAGAATGAACAAGAGGTAGGTTACCTTCCGATACGTCCTAAGTTTTATGTTACCGATATTTTTTCATATTATTATAGTGTTAAAGGGAAAAACTATCATTTTTCTGGGGAATCGCATTTCTATTGGGAAATTACGTATGTGGATACAGGGGAGTTGGTTACGGAAATTGATGGGAAAGAATTCAAACTTGAAAGTCAAAGCATGATGCTTTATTTCCCAAATCAATTTCATAAACAACGCATTGAAGGGGATAAGTCCTGTTCTTACTTAACAATCATGTTTGACATGAATATTAATGTGCATGATATTGATCATATTAAAAATAAAGTCTTTACCTGTACACAAGAAATGTATAATTTGTTTAATAGTTTTATTAAACATTCAACGATTTTAGAAACATATAACGTACCGTATTCACGAGATCTCATGATTTCGTACTTGCAAGAACTGATCATCTTGGTCATTCAATATGACAGCCCAAATCACACACAACATTTGAACTCGAATCCTATTCAAGCTAATTTTGAAAATGAATTGGTAAATGAGATTAATAAGTATATCTTAAATAATATCTGTGAACCCATATCGGTAGAGGATTTATGTGATCACTTTGCGATCAGTCGTTCAAGTTTACAAGTTCTTTTTAAGAAAAACATGGACATGCCTCCAAAGCAGTATATTAATGATATTAAGATGATGCGAGCACAAGTCATGATTTTGGAAGAAAATTTACCCATTACTGAGGTAGCGATGCGTTTAGGTTTTAGTTCAATTCACTATTTCTCCCGTAAGTTTAAAAAACAATTTGGCTTGTCTCCCACCGAGTATGCGCAGTCTTTATATAATAAAAATACCAGCGATGATTAGCTGGTATTTTTATTTGATTTGATAAGCTTTGATAGATTACCAAATTCGATTTAATTGTTAGATGCCATCGCCATCTTCAATCTCATCATCGCGTTGTAAGTCTGCGATGTCGAAGAGATCAACTTGCGATGCTCCTGTTTCGCTTAGTGATAAAGCAAAATCGTGGAGTAATGGTTCACCAAGTCTCATAAGACTGGCTTCAAGTAACATGGATAAATTGGTTCCTGTGAGAACTTCCACGTTTTCTTGTTGTGTCGCAATCATGACTGCTTCTTTAAACGGTGTTCCACCTTTTAAGTCTGTAAAGACAAGAACACCATCTCCAGTGTTAACGTTGTTGATTGCAACTTTTAAGTCTTCAGACAACGCCTCAGGTCCTTTTTCCTCTAAAAAGAGAACGGATTCATATGAGGGTTGTTTCCCAGCGATTAATTCTACAGCAGACGTTAAGCCTTCCGCAAAACGTCCGTGTCCTGTTACGACAATACCAATCATCTATTTTTCCTCCTCGTAGGAATATGGATAAATAATAACACCTTGTACGACACGGTTTACAAGTCCTGATGGCCATGGATTATCCGGTGACTTATCTAAATCAAGAGATTTGTAAAGGGATAATACTTGTGCATACATAACCATATTAAGTCCCACTAAATCTTTGTTTGTATCTTCATTATAGTTAATTGAAACATAAACATCAACGAGTTCACGAATCACATCATCATTCATAGTATCCACAACCATGATTTGGTTTCCATTACGTTGAGGACTCATTTCCTTAATAATATCAACTTGATATTGACGTGTATAAGGATCTTCTTTCATATAGACAACTGTCAGTGTTGTACCATTTACAATTGATTTAGGACCATGACGGAAGCCGAGTGGTGAGTTATGCATTGTCACAACTTCACCTGCAGTCAGTTCAAGCATTTTTAATGCAGATTCTTGAGCGAATCCGTTTTGATCTGCATCACCAAGGTAAACAATACGATCAAATTTAAAGTTTTCTACAAGTTCCATCGCAACTTTATAGCCTTCTTCATTAAATGCATAACCCACACGGATAATGTCTTTAATTGAAGGGTAAAGTGATTCAAGGTTTTCCGTATTAAAAGCCAAGAATGCAGCAAGGAACATGTTTGAGAAACTACTTGTCATTGCAAATGAGAGGTCATTTGTTTCTTTAGGTAGTTTGATTGAGTAGATGTTTTCATCATCACGAAGTGCAAGTTTTCCTTCGTGATTACATGTAATCACTAAGTGTTTCGCATTTTTATTGATTTCATTCACAACATCTACAGCTGCAATGGATTCAGGTGAGTTACCTGAACGACCAAAGGATACAAGTAATGTAGGTTTTACAGGGTCGATAAATAAAGCAGGTGTAGCCACAATATCTGTAGTAGCAATTGATTTAAAATTTGAATTGAATTCCTTTACAAGTACAGGTGCAAGTGCATTTCCTACAAATTCACTGGTACCCGCTCCGGTAAAGATTACATCGTATTCACTTTCATTAATCACTTGATTAATAAAGTTTTGGATTTCTTGACGGCGTTCTAAAACAATATGGTATGTTTTATCCCATGTTTGCGGTTGTTGGTGGATTTCATTTGCGGTATCAAATGCTTTGAGATCTTTCCAAGTTTGTTCATTGTTGTTAAACATAGTGTATATGTCTCCTATCTTTCATTGTTCACTGTCATTATAGGTAAGCATTGATACGACCTCAACCAAATTGGTTAAAGATACAAAAACCTCGTTAAAAAAGACAAGTGAAATAGAAATGTTATACAGTACAATAAAGAAAAGGAGTCAATTATGAGCGGAAACCAAAAAAATACATTTACTGATTTTCTAACACGCAAAGTATATAAAGTGAATCAAGACCAAGAAAAACAGCTTGTTTTTTACCGTAATCGTATTGTGATAGCAATTATGCTGGGAATCTTTCTGATCAGTTTTAACGTTCCAACTGGTTTGAGTCTGTTATTGGCAGGGGGATTTGGTGTTGTTGCGGAACTTCGTTATCGTTTTGATTTTCTAAAAAAATGTCATCCTGTTTCTTTGGCACAGGTGAAACATAAAACGGTCTCGTCATCAAACATGCTTCTCAATAGTGGCTTGTATGGTGTTTTGGGTATCTTATTACTTTATTTCGCATTGAAAGAGCCCAGCGTTGAATCCTATCGATGGTTCTTAGTGGGGATTGGGGCAGTCGGTATTGTGGTTGCGATGGTATACTTAATTCAATATTTCTCAAATCGACACGAACACATTTAAAGGTGCACTCCAAATGCACCTTTTTCTTATGAATTATCCATGAAAACAGAAGACATGAATATAGGCTTTAAGTGCTTTGTGCTAAGATAGAGGTGTAGAGAGCGACAAGGAGGTATTGTATGCGAAATATGATTGAAGAATATCGACTTAAAACAAATGGAAATCTAGGAAATATAATTTATAAATGGGGCCCAGTAATCCTTTTAGTAGGAGCTGTTATTTTACTGGTCTTAACGCAAATGACTTTTGGAAATATTTTTAATGCCATGACACATGTTGAACGGTTTGCGGGGAATGTGATCAAGACTAAGGTGATGGTTTCGATTCTGATGGTTGTCTCAATTTGTGTAGGTTTATTGATGATTTGGGACATGATTGCGTTTAAAGAAAAACGTGGTGAAGTTAATCGCTTGTATAGCTTGATTGGGACCGTATTTTTTTTCTTAACCTTAGTGAATATAAATAAAATCACGAAGCTTACGAATCTTATTGAAATCGTTGAACCGACACAATCGGTTTATCGTATTATTGCATGGGGTGTAATTGCGGTGCTCGGTCTTGTTTTGGGACTGATTCATGCTCATAAACAAAATACGCGTATTGTGATGGAACGAGAGGTAACCTATCATGCTTAGTTCAAAACAATTAGAACGTTTAAAATTAGAACATGTGGAATCTTTGGATGAAGCATTGCATTGTTTACGACGTGACATCAAGCCGAAGGTGTCTGCCCAAAAATATGCGAAAGTTGTTGCATCCGTCGCAACACATTATGCAGAGGTGTATGAAGAACAACCCGAAATACTTGAATCCGATAATGCACCAATCTCTGAAGAACCAATCGAACCGGTGGAAGCGCCAACTGTAGGCTTTAGTACGCAATTCTTTGCGACATTGCTTACAGGCTTGTCTGTAGTGAGTTTGGGTGTTGTGATGATGAGTAATCGTAGTTTTGCGAAATTAGTTAGTATGTTTGATCAAGGAACACCACTGCTTTGGATTATATTGAGTATTTTGCTCTTTGTATCAATGTTGGTGATTCGTATGATTGAACGGAGTGAAAATGCACATGCGAAATATTATTTAAGTCGTAAACTCGTCTTATGGATGAGTGGACTTGGATTGATGAATGCACTGATGGGTATTTTTGTCATAATGAGTGCAAATTCATTAAATTTAGTTTTAAAACTTATGTTTTCATTAGTCTTAGGAAAAATCACAGCCGTAGTTTGCTTGTTAACGGTAATTGCGTTTGTTGTGGTATTAGTTAAACAAGATGAATTAGTTCTTGTGAAAGTACAAGAGTAGGAGGCATAGAAATGGAAGAAAAAGATGAATTGGACGACATTCTTGATGAAGTCGATGCGCAAGATGATGCGGAAGCAAAACGATTAGAGGACTTGGAAGAAACAGAACAAGAACTTGATGACTTGGAAAACAAGGAAGAAGATCTTGATGACATTCTCGATGAGATTGAGTCTAAACCTGAAGCTGTGATCGAAAAGGTTTATGTCGTAGAAGAATCACCAAAATCTGTAGAAGAAACCGTCGTTAAAAAGTCAAAACCAAAACGTTCTGATAAGCATAGTAAGTCTAAACACAAGAAATCGAAGAACAAACGCAATGCATTGATTGCCTTGTTTGTTTTAATTGTAGTGTGTGGTGGTGTCTTTACGGTATGGAAACTAAAGTTTAGTGGACAAGCCTTGGATGCGTTTAAATATGTACAGGTTGACTTTGAAGGGGTCGATACAAAAGGAACGGCTACATTAGAAGTGGACCTAGACGCAATTAAAAATCCTGAACAAAAAGAAATCTATGAAAGCTTAACGTATAGCTTGAGTCCACAAGAAGGTCTCGAAAATGGTAATCGTATTAAACTGATTGCTGAGAAATCTGAGTCTACAGATAAACTCTTAAAAACACATAAATACCGTCTTGAAAATTTAGAAAAAGAAATCGTAGTTAAGGATCTCTATGATTCCGAACAGTTTAATCTCTTTGAACAATTTTCATTTAATTTTGAAGGGATGGATGGAAGTGGTACGGTTACCTATGGTATGTATTTGGATGTGGATGAGTCATATCTTCAAACAATTGTGGAAGGAACAACCTTATCATTCTCAAAAGATAAAAATCTTGTGAATGGTGAGGAAATAACTGTCAAGGCGACCTTTAATAAAGAAGCGATGGCAGCCATGAACCAACATAAAGTTAAAATTTCTGAAGAACAGACAACTGTTAAAGTGGAAGGCCTAAGTGATGTTTATGCAAGTATAGATGATATTAAGGAATACAAGGAGTTACAAAATCTTGCGTTCAATAAAATTAAAGCAGATTATGCGAAACATCCCGATACTTATACGAATTTCAAACTAGAGTATGCATGTTATGCAGCGGATACACAAAATAATGTAAATGCGGTCGATTACTTTGATAAGCATGCTTACTCAAAAGGGAGTTTGATGTTTATTTATAGTTTTGATCGTATACGTGGTAATGATGTTGCACATTTTGCAGATAACTATGGTTACACCAATATGGTATTAAGTGATGGGAAACTAGATCGTGATGCCATGTTACTGATGTCACCGTATCAAGATGGTGCATCTATAGAGAAAGTATTGAATGAATTACAAGCGAATAATTTTAAGTGTGAAGCCCAATAATATGGAACGCATAAAGACTGTCAACAAGTTTGGCGGTCTTTTAATATTGGCCTTTGACCCGTCTTTAATGTAAGCGCTTGCTATATTTGTGTAATTTGTGTATAATTTGTGTAGAGAGCTAAACATGCATATGGTTAGGGGGATTTTATGAAAAACTATTATGCTGTGTTTATTGCATTTACGCTCGTTGTTCTTACACGAACTGTGATTCATCCGGATTTACTTTTAACTGTAACGGGTACTGTAACATTCTTGGTGATTCTAATCTTTGCGATAACACAAATATTTAATTTAAAGCATGAAGTACGCGACGAGAGATTGCTCTATCTTAATGCTGTGTTAAATGTGTTTACTGCTTTCTTATATTACAACAATGTTTATAAAGCGATAACATTAACACCCTATGATTCGCTGTTATTCGGGTTAACAAGCGTTCTTGCATTCATATCTCCAGTGTTACTGTTTCTTGCTCGTGATGCAAACCACATCTGAGTGCTTTATACATGATCGTAATTGCTTGTGAAAATATAACCAGTGCCAGGTTATATTTTTTTTGTCTTTCGATTGCATATTAATGTGGGTTTAGTATAATGGGGTTAGTTTCTGATGGAGACTAAGAAAATTGAATTCGTACAAGGGGTGCTCGTATTTCGGGCTGAGAATAAACGGTTACGTTTTAAACTCTAAGCTTTAAGCTTTGTACCTGATCCAGCTAATACTGGCGGAGGGATGTATTAATCGCATACTTTTTTTTGAGTAAACGTGTATACCTCTTTTCGTACGAGAAGAGGTTTTTTATATTATAAGGAGGTTCATATGAACGCAAGTGTAGCAATTCAGATTTTACCGAATACAACTTCAAATGAAGAAACAATTCGTATTGTGGACGAGGTGATCGCATATATTGCGCAAACAGGTCTAAATTATGTTGTAGGGCCGTTTGAAACATCTATAGAAGGGGATTATGATGAATTGATGGAAATTGTAAAGAACTGTCAACTCATTGCTGTTAAGGCAGGTGCGGATAAAGTATCAGCATATGTAAAGATTGCTTATGCACCCACAGCCCACATTCTCACCATCGATGAAAAAATCACAAAACATCAAAAATAAATTGTTGTCAGTATCCGCAATTGTTGGATTGTTGGTGCTGTGGCAAGGTCTTTCATCACTTGGAGTGATACCACGGTTTATGTTGCCGGCTCCCAGTGATGTTGTGAAAGCATTTAATAATGATTTTAGTTTACTTATGTATCATGCGAGAACAACGCTCTTAGAAGCCTTTTTAGGATTAACATTTGGAATTTTGTTAGGATTTATATTTGCGGTCGTTATGGATCATGTATCGTGGTTCCATAAAATGTTTTACCCACTTATTATTCTTACACAGACAATTCCTACCGTTGCATTGGCACCGCTTTTGGTGTTATGGATGGGTTACGGATTACTTCCTAAAATTACGTTAATCATCTTAACGTCGTTTTTCCCCATTACGATGGGATGTATGAATGGATTTCAGTCCTGTGATAAGGACGCCTTGAATTTAATGAAATCGATGGGTGCAAATACCTTACAAACCTTTCGTCATATAAAATTTCCACATGCCTTACCTTACTTCTTTTCCAGTTTAAAAATTTCAGTATCGTATTCTTTAATTGGTGCTGTGATTGCGGAATGGTTAGGTGGTTATAGTGGATTGGGCGTTTATATGACTCGTGTACGTAAATCGTATTCGTTTGATAAGATGTTTGCTGTAATTTTCTTTATATCTTTCTTAAGCTTGGTATTGATGGGCTTCGTTTCGTGGTTACAAAAACGAACGCAACCATGGCTTGATGCGGAAACTTTACAAAGAGATGGAGCAGATAATTCATGAAAAAGAAATTAATGGGGATACTGGTGTTGGGGTTACTTTTAACGGGATGTGGTGCTAAGTCATCAAAACCGGTACGTATCGTATTGGATTGGACCCCCAATACCAATCATACGGGGCTTTATGTAGCTCAAGAAATGGGATTCTTTAAGGCTCAAGGTCTTGAAGTGGAGATTGTTCAACCACCAGAAGGATCCACAACATCGTTAATTGGTGCAGGTGGTGCAGAATTTGGTATTAGTTTCCAAGATACCATGGCACCAGCACTTGCCAGTGAACATCCACTTCCAATTACAGCGGTAGCAGCCTTAATTCAACACAATACTTCAGGTATTGTTTCATTAAAAGAAAAGGGTATTGATGCACCTCGTAAGATGGCAGGACATACTTATGCAACATGGGATTCACCGATCGAACAAGCAATTATTCGTAAAATTGTGACGGATGACGGTGGAAATTATGATGACATTAAAATGATTCCTAATACGGTTACGGATGTGGTATCAGCACTTCAA is a genomic window of Erysipelothrix amsterdamensis containing:
- a CDS encoding SIS domain-containing protein yields the protein MFNNNEQTWKDLKAFDTANEIHQQPQTWDKTYHIVLERRQEIQNFINQVINESEYDVIFTGAGTSEFVGNALAPVLVKEFNSNFKSIATTDIVATPALFIDPVKPTLLVSFGRSGNSPESIAAVDVVNEINKNAKHLVITCNHEGKLALRDDENIYSIKLPKETNDLSFAMTSSFSNMFLAAFLAFNTENLESLYPSIKDIIRVGYAFNEEGYKVAMELVENFKFDRIVYLGDADQNGFAQESALKMLELTAGEVVTMHNSPLGFRHGPKSIVNGTTLTVVYMKEDPYTRQYQVDIIKEMSPQRNGNQIMVVDTMNDDVIRELVDVYVSINYNEDTNKDLVGLNMVMYAQVLSLYKSLDLDKSPDNPWPSGLVNRVVQGVIIYPYSYEEEK
- a CDS encoding helix-turn-helix domain-containing protein; this translates as MYLKTTSPQFLKYGQVQDHPSNFKVHRFFVEGKVPQYLKSVSVPVTLEVLEGIALVVILDPSGDPEQFVIHRIARLNPDIPYTVIPLTQSAVIEESIQSDGVYTVHHYENEQEVGYLPIRPKFYVTDIFSYYYSVKGKNYHFSGESHFYWEITYVDTGELVTEIDGKEFKLESQSMMLYFPNQFHKQRIEGDKSCSYLTIMFDMNINVHDIDHIKNKVFTCTQEMYNLFNSFIKHSTILETYNVPYSRDLMISYLQELIILVIQYDSPNHTQHLNSNPIQANFENELVNEINKYILNNICEPISVEDLCDHFAISRSSLQVLFKKNMDMPPKQYINDIKMMRAQVMILEENLPITEVAMRLGFSSIHYFSRKFKKQFGLSPTEYAQSLYNKNTSDD
- the agaF gene encoding PTS galactosamine/N-acetylgalactosamine transporter subunit IIA, which encodes MIGIVVTGHGRFAEGLTSAVELIAGKQPSYESVLFLEEKGPEALSEDLKVAINNVNTGDGVLVFTDLKGGTPFKEAVMIATQQENVEVLTGTNLSMLLEASLMRLGEPLLHDFALSLSETGASQVDLFDIADLQRDDEIEDGDGI
- a CDS encoding thiamine-binding protein: MNASVAIQILPNTTSNEETIRIVDEVIAYIAQTGLNYVVGPFETSIEGDYDELMEIVKNCQLIAVKAGADKVSAYVKIAYAPTAHILTIDEKITKHQK
- a CDS encoding ABC transporter permease; amino-acid sequence: MKKSQNIKNKLLSVSAIVGLLVLWQGLSSLGVIPRFMLPAPSDVVKAFNNDFSLLMYHARTTLLEAFLGLTFGILLGFIFAVVMDHVSWFHKMFYPLIILTQTIPTVALAPLLVLWMGYGLLPKITLIILTSFFPITMGCMNGFQSCDKDALNLMKSMGANTLQTFRHIKFPHALPYFFSSLKISVSYSLIGAVIAEWLGGYSGLGVYMTRVRKSYSFDKMFAVIFFISFLSLVLMGFVSWLQKRTQPWLDAETLQRDGADNS
- a CDS encoding ABC transporter substrate-binding protein; translated protein: MKKKLMGILVLGLLLTGCGAKSSKPVRIVLDWTPNTNHTGLYVAQEMGFFKAQGLEVEIVQPPEGSTTSLIGAGGAEFGISFQDTMAPALASEHPLPITAVAALIQHNTSGIVSLKEKGIDAPRKMAGHTYATWDSPIEQAIIRKIVTDDGGNYDDIKMIPNTVTDVVSALQTDIDAVWIFKAWDGMAIQQAGLDTHFLNFADYGQELDFYSPVLIANNSYLEENGEEAKKVLKALEEGYEFAIENPDEAAEILVKHVPELDLDLIKASQQFLAKEYKAEVAKWGTFDGTRWNQFYAWLYDNKLIDMPIAENVGFTNDYLN